taattagtcaactcttgactgaatatgaggtgaggaaagatgatctcgttcCGTACTTCCGATTGGCAACTCAGCTGCTACAAAAGTTcgaggccgtaacactagaacacgtgccgagaaaagaaaatcaaatggcagacgctctcgctaacctagcctcgagtatgacactaggagaagacgaagctgcagATGTGCCaatttgccaaagatgggtcatccccCTCGCCACCGAAATGatactagatgatacaaatgtcatctcggtacttccagtcgatgttgaagaatggagacaacCATTGATTGACTACTTGGAGTatggaaaacttccaaatgatcctagacaccgctctgaaatacgtcgacgagcacctcgcttcctctactacaaagaaacactctaccggcgctctttcgaatgagtacttctgagatgcctaggtgaggaagaagccaatcaagccatggaagaagcacactcaggcgtgtgcggggcgcatcaatctggaccaaagctacatttccagctcaagagaatgggttactactggccaagtaTGGTGAAGGATTTcctggaacatgccaaaaggtgccaagcctgccaattccacgccaacttcatacatcaaccacctgaaccattacaccctacagctgcttcatagccattcgatgcatggggattggacgtcgtgggaccaattactccaaagtcgtctgcaggagaagcttacatcctagctgcaacagattatttctccaagtgggctgaagccatacccctaagggaagtaaaaaaggaaactgttgtccgtttcatcaaagagcatatcatccacagatatggtgtgcctcgctacattatcactgacaatggaaaacagttctccaaccgacttgtAGACGAActctgtgagaaatacaagttcaagcagcacaagtcttccatgtatcatgctccggccaacggtctcgcagaagcattcaacaaaacattgtgcaacctcttaaagaaggtgatcggccgaacaaagagagactggcacgaaagaataagcgaagcactttgggcatataggacaacgcataggactcctacccaagctaccccttattctctcgtatatggcgtaGAAGCTGTTCTATCGctagaaagtcaaatcccctcacttaggatggctatacaagaaggcttgactgatgaagagaatgcaaagttgcgccttcaagagttggaatcactcgacgaaagaaggctcgaagctcaacaacacttggaatgctaccaagcacggctatccaaggcattcaacaagaaggtccgcccaaggtctttccaaactagagatctcgtccttgcattacgaaggcctatcatcacgactcacaagacaaaaagcaagttcacatcaaagtgggatggaccgtacgtaatacaagaggtctacacaaacggcgcctacttaatcatggcagaagacggcttgaagatcggtcccatcaatggcagattcttgaagcgttaCTACCTCTAAAAGGCTACGGCACaaggctcctggcccgcaagagcataaactgtgtacggcaaaatcatcatcaaaatcactataaaaaacaaaaaatcatcaccatttgaactacgttatgacttgatccctcatcaaccgggggtacgtaggcaacttgaaacttcaaaacttcaagtacagtcacatcatcaacaaaaacacaaatactttgaagaataaagagcaaatGCAAGAAGACGAATACTTCatttctttaaaataaaaaataaataaaaaataaaaaaataaaaaataaaaacagaaaatattACTGGAAAGATATGTCCCTAAAACTACGAAGGCGATCTTGAAACaagccttccaaagtcttcaaagtctccaCCTCGGTCGGAGACAAGGTGGGCAAATCCATAGCCATGCCTTTCTCTTGTTCTAGACGTGAAATCTCCTCATGGTGCTGAGAAAGTGTAGCCCTCTGTTCTGCAAGAACCTTTTCAAGTTGTGATGCTTGGGTTCCCAACTGCTCTCGCTCTCGTACCAACGCATCCAGACGCACCTGGACGGAAGCTAAAGAAGCCTCTGTGACTTGATAATCTCCCGAAGCAACTTGCTGAGAAGACCGGACTCGGGCTAAGGACAAGTCTATTGCTGCAAGCTGTTGAGCTCGATCATCTGGGCTCAACTTCTTCAAGGAAATAGCGcgcaaggaagaatactcagtGGAGGCAGCCATAAGTTCGGCGATCTTGATCCTCAAAGACGAAGAATCAACATTAAGATTGTCAATCGTAGAAACAAGCTTCGACAAATCTTCTTCGAGCAATGAAAGGTCTTCCAGCGAGCACTTCGAAATCCTACTCTCAATATGGCTTTTGACATCCAAGGCAGCACGAAGTTTGAGGCGATGGATAAATTGCTCGGTACCATTAAGGTTCGGCCCTCTCAAAGAGATCGCAGAACTAGCTGGCAAAGGTGCTGGACGTATGATGGACTCTTGTACGCCTTCACCTACACACGGCAGGCTTGGAAGATTGGGCGAATTTTGAACGAGCTCTTCACCGGGCGGATCCCCAATCTCCCCGTTTGTAGGTAGATTGCCTCCAAGTAGCATATCCATATAGGAGTGAACACCCGCGGTCgccaaatcaaaagaacaagaaggCCCAACCTAAAGAAGACGAAGAGAGGTGTTAGAAGCAAAAGCTGAAATAAGAATAAGAAGtcatgagagagaaagaaatgcATACATCTTTCTCTGAAGACACACGACCATCGGATTGGGGAGGCCTAAacacttctttctttttatgacgaaaattgacatcGCTGTCAACCTGAGCAACTTCAAGAGGTCGTTTGTTTAAAACTTGTTGGCGCCGTCGCAAAACAAGTCCATCTTCATACGAATCAACTTCGTCACCCGCCTCTTCAGAAGCGTCTAAATGGTGAGGAGACGAGCACAAGCGTTGACGGACTAAAGCCACAGGTCTGTCTTGCAAGGGAGTTGCACTCGCACGATCAAAAGGTACCAGCTGCATAGGAGTCGCAAAACTGCCTTCTTTCGACGCATCATGGTGTGAATGGGAAGAATTAGTACCACTTGCCATCCCCAAATCCTCATGATGtacctttgaccaccaatgcgCGTAAACACGAGTCACTGGATTACCCCTGAACTCGTCCTTGGCTGGCAGGGTAATATAAGCGTTCATACAGGCACGGgtacaagactcccaatgcatatacACGGCCTGCAAGGATTCTAATTGGGCCTTTTCCTTCAGCCTGCCCGGCACATTTTGGACGAAACCAAATTGCCTGCTAAAACGGTGAGGATTGTACGGCTGAACGACGCATCGGTTTTCTTGCCGCAAAGAAACATACGCCAAGCGAAGACTTATAAGATAAGACAAATCTGAAGAGCGAAGATGCGAATCGTCCATGATGCCTCGCCGTACTGAGCCAACTCTCGCCAGGCGGTCCATTTTTAAGCCTTCACAACTTCTAAACAGTGTTTGAGCCTGCGAATCGTCAAGACTCCTCGCAGAAAGCACACCAGAATACTTCGTCATTAAAGGCCCCATCTTGACTGAAGTCGGAGAAGAATGACCTGACTTGTCTAAAGTTGacgaagaaaaatgagtgccaaaatactcacccaaccaaccatacacatagtggtaaggGAGCACCGCAGCACGATCTTCAGTGCTTGCCAAGTTCGAAATAACATTCAAGCCGTCGTAAATGTTGGCTAAAACTGGaatagcaaggctaaaagattcacctgcagccatcttgctaACAACTTTGAAGACTCCGGGACGAATGAGGTTGACATCATCCTtggggaaaacaaacttacagagccaacaagctaagaaagcGGCTAAGTAAGATTCTTCTAAGTGCTCTGACGCCACGCCACAATCCTCAAATGCCTTCAACTCAGCAGAAGTACGACGAACAGCTGGACCAATGACACCCGACGGGTCTGAGTCCCCCTTAGGCCTGGTTGTCTTGTTACGACCACTTTTCTTCGAAGGCCTCTTGTACTTCATGGCATCCCAATACCAAAATCGGATCCATGAAGAAATCTTCACGCCTGACTTACCTGGGGCCTCTTGGAAAAGCTTATGGTATGCCTCAAACAAATAGCGGCAGCTCGCAGGTAATCCTCGACTGTTGCGATAAGAAAACTCTTCCACGCTAGGAACAACCTCATCATAGAATTTTCCCTGGATTGGCAAGCCTCCTATCTTATGGAGATCCCAAAGCGAGAACGACATCTCCCCTCGAGccgtgtgaagtgtgttggtcgctgaacaccaatgctcaaagaatGCACGCATGACGGAAGAATGTCGGTCATAACTGAACAGAGATGCATATACAGCATGATAAATGCCCGTGCTGGTAAGCATATCTTTGGAACGgctcaagacatcttcaagccattCCCAATAAAACTCAACGAAGGCGGCTCCTCCAGTAGTCGACAAGGTGCTACTCCAAGCCATAGCTCCGCTGCGGATACGATCGCCAAGAAGCTCAAACGAAACTGAATGATTGTCACGAACATGGTGCGAATGGTTCAAGATAAGACTCATCGATGTGCACGCCtttttctttgcatttagtCGAACAGAGTCTACCACATCCCAAGGTACTTcagaagaccacgacttaatatgcatggaaTTGTCTTTTGCGGGAAGGGCAAGCGCCTTGGGGCCGGTAAGTGGCGCATAAAGCTTTAACGTCGTTCCACTATCCTGTGAATCGCCTTCCTTTGCAAGAATGGTGATAGTGTTGCTTTTAAAGCACTTGAGAAACACCATGACTGCAACAAAAAAAGTCGGCCACAAAACTTGACCAGCACGACAAAGATGGTAGCTACAGGACGACCCTTCAAAGCACGCTACAGTGGCAGAGGAAACCAAAATACTACGTAAACCCGCAGCGGAGCCCCGCTGCAGTCTCTTGCACAGCTCCACACGGCAGCacaccaccgagggaaaactgtgatcaaaaggcactacacagcgaaaCCTCGTTGCAGTATCTGGCACACCTACGACCTGCTACCACGGCTCTAAAAGCTTCGTGAAGATCCTGGAGTCAAGCTCTGCCTTCTCAAGATCAAAGATTCCTGGCATCACAGCAAACAAATCCATCAGTGGGAGCACACACATcgtgcataaaaaaaaaaaaaaaaaaaaacattatattaTGTTCGTGGTGATGAAACAAGTGCACGGTTTGGTGAGGGGACAAATCAATTTCCACATACATGTACATGTGTGCACGGTATCAATCACAACCAACttccatatatatgtatgcatgcaGAATGATGGGACAACCGCCAGccaacttatatatatatatatatatgtacgtacAACATGTCAAAAAGCGACAAGACactcaacatatatatatatatatataaataagtgtAAGTATGTGCGGCATCCAAGATGGGACAACTGATCTCAGGGCTATAAATGTATATAAATAAGTGTGAGTGTGTGCGGCTCCaggctatatatatgtatagagGTATGCTGTGCGCGGCTCCAggacatacatatatatatatgtatatataaggcACTTTCTGCGACTTCAATACTGTTTTACTGGATGTAACGTTCACGGGCATGCTTCTTCAAACAAGCTAATGAAGAAACATGACAGCATGGGATGCTGCACAGCTATCCTGGATGACTTAACAGCGTTCGATAAACAGATCATCCGTGACAGATTGTTAATGCAAGACTTGGAAGGCACAACACAGAAGAAAGGCATGCGGGTCGAATGAACAGATTTGAACTTGGATGTGAAGGGTGGGGCTATGTTTGCCGATATACAAATACCGTGCTTTGAAGGGTTTAAGTTAACTTGTAAATGTTAACGTTACTCTGAATACATCTAAAAAAGCAGTGAAGGACGCTAacccgtatatatatatatatatatatatatatatatatatgtataaacgCCTGCTGCGTGTGGCTCTGGGATATATACATAAATGCATGGTGATGGGTTATACATATAAACGAACTCACGAAGTAAAAGCTGCACCCTGCCAGCCGACTACCTCTTTCTTCCCATCTGCAGCGCTGGTCACCCTACCTCCTGCATTTCCTTCCAGCACCGAGCTCAGTAGCAGCAAACGAGGATCCTCCAGGAACAATAGGCGCACTGTTAGTAGCATGAGCAACAGAGGATGCTACATAAGAAAGCCCAGTCGACGAAGATGTAGAGCTGAAAGAGGTAGCAAATACAGAGACTTACCAGCTAGCAGACGCGGGGAACGCAGGAAGCAGTGCACGCAGTCGTGATCGCAGCCAGGTAGCAGCTGTGTGGTGAATGTGCAGCGCcctatgtgtgtatgtgtgtgcgtatgcctatgtatatatatacaacgATCTCAACAATTGCAAAAGAAACGGATCCGCATGCGATGCAGTGACTGTGTAAACAGCAATCCGCATGCAGTGAAGAATGCAGTACAGTAGCTGTGCAAACAGTGATCCGCGTGAAGAGAAGagtgcagagaagaatgcagtacAGTAGCTGTGCAAACAGTGATCCGCGTGAAGAGAATAGTGCAGAGAAGAATGTAGTATAGTAGCTGTTCAAACAGTAGCTGTGCAAACAGTGATCCGCGTGAAGAGAAGAGTGCAGAGAAGAATGTAGTATAGTAGCTGTTCAAACAGTAGCTGTGCAAACAGTGATCCGCGTGAAGAGAAGAGTGCAGAGAAGAATGTAGTATAGTAGCTGTTCAAACAGTGATCCGTGTGCAGAGAAGAACGCATAGAAGAATGGTGCGGTGACTGTGCAAATAAAAAGTGGTACAGAGAAGAATACGATGCAGCAAGGAAGACCCATGCTCTCCACTTCGCTTCCCCTTTGAAGAATCATGTTCCTAGTttcttaaatatatataataaaaataaaaataaaataaaaaaaaaatgatgaaaggtGTTTGGTGCGTCAGGCAACATCCATCAAAACATATGTATACAAATAGTGAAATCTTGGTGCATGGCACtactctgaaaaaaaaaaaaaaatttgaaggaaagGTGGTGGCGACAAAACCATTGAAAGATAGAAAAAATGGGAAGGATGGTGCATGGcgccatttaaaaaaaaaaaaaaaaaaggaattatgTATATCAGCACCATGCGGAGGGCAAAGAAAataaaggtttcaaaatgggCATCATTACTTGAAAAAATAATTGTTGTGTGGGTGTATATACGTGCCATGCACATTATAAGTCCCAACACTCTAACTCCCACACGTTCGTCCGAGTAGATGCACGGAATAAAATAAGGCATGTCCattaatatctccgagaaattacaaacaaaaaaaaaaaaaaaacaaaaagagaaagaaagtagAAAAAGCCTCCACGAATGTCACttgtgtgaagcctcagtacttggagCCTTGGTACTCGGTGGAACCCTAAAAGAAGGAGGCACCGAAGATagcttattcggagcctcaatacttggtcgaactccagatgacgaaggcaaaaagtgcctctggaatacatccacaaacttccgatggtcactttgaattcgacctTCGGAGTCCGTcagctgatcaagcttcctcttcatgctcgtcgaataactatttgcaagcacatgcaactctctattctcACGCTTGAGCTGCCTAATCTCTTGACTAAGAGCTGCCACCTCAGttgtcaatgattcaacctggcgagttcgagcaagtaagcgttggcccatgttggaaacagagttcgcacactggacactgagagcctgggactcttgaacagctaactcatcggaccgtcgtgaaagtatcctattatctttaggagtgaggaggtttctagctacaaccgtagccgttgttgcatccctcatcacagagtcttcaactgtaagagggccattagaagaaaaaaaagacggGCGCCATACATTACCCTGACGCGGTGCACCTGTGTCGctgctaagactcaaatctaagcaaatgttaaaaggggaagtcattttcaaaaaaatactaaaagaaaaaggttggatGAAGTAAAGAGTAGCAGAGATAATTTTTCACGGGCAGGCAATCTTCAAATTGTGCGTGTTGAATACAattgacacctctttaaaaGGAGAGGCAGCACAACCATTCGTTCGTAAATCGAAGaaacaccactctccgaatttcaaaacctGGATTTTTCTGCGTAAAGTCCGTCGACACTTCTCAGACACAATCTCAGTtttcggctatcacgtgcaacttcGTCAGATatcactgacaaagttgaaaacgtgtgAGGTCCATTACGCCAACTACCGCACTTCTGCCGACAaagcgtgggtgacaaggccACGCTCACCCTACCACTTGATGTTGAGAGCTCACCATAtaattcgacctccatcctATAGCAAGACACACATCTAGCTTGACTCATCTTCCTTGCCGaaggcatctgcaaccaaaactcagttttcttcctccctgaaaacacatccagcctgacctttcttccttgccgaagacatttgcaaccaaaactcagttttcttcctccctgaaaacacatccagcctgacctttcttccttgccgaagacatttgcaaccaaaactcagttttcttcctccctgaaaacGCATCCAGCCTGACCTTTCTTCCTCGCCGagggcatctgcaaccaaaattcagttttcttcctccctggaagcg
This window of the Malus domestica chromosome 03, GDT2T_hap1 genome carries:
- the LOC139194277 gene encoding uncharacterized protein: MVFLKCFKSNTITILAKEGDSQDSGTTLKLYAPLTGPKALALPAKDNSMHIKSWSSEVPWDVVDSVRLNAKKKACTSMSLILNHSHHVRDNHSVSFELLGDRIRSGAMAWSSTLSTTGGAAFVEFYWEWLEDVLSRSKDMLTSTGIYHAVYASLFSYDRHSSVMRAFFEHWCSATNTLHTARGEMSFSLWDLHKIGGLPIQGKFYDEVVPSVEEFSYRNSRGLPASCRYLFEAYHKLFQEAPGKSGVKISSWIRFWYWDAMKYKRPSKKSGRNKTTRPKGDSDPSGVIGPAVRRTSAELKAFEDCGVASEHLEESYLAAFLACWLCKFVFPKDDVNLIRPGVFKVVSKMAAGESFSLAIPVLANIYDGLNVISNLASTEDRAAVLPYHYVYGWLGEYFGTHFSSSTLDKSGHSSPTSVKMGPLMTKYSGVLSARSLDDSQAQTLFRSCEGLKMDRLARVGSVRRGIMDDSHLRSSDLSYLISLRLAYVSLRQENRCVVQPYNPHRFSRQFGFVQNVPGRLKEKAQLESLQAVYMHWESCTRACMNAYITLPAKDEFRGNPVTRVYAHWWSKVHHEDLGMASGTNSSHSHHDASKEGSFATPMQLVPFDRASATPLQDRPVALVRQRLCSSPHHLDASEEAGDEVDSYEDGLVLRRRQQVLNKRPLEVAQVDSDVNFRHKKKEVFRPPQSDGRVSSEKDVGPSCSFDLATAGVHSYMDMLLGGNLPTNGEIGDPPGEELVQNSPNLPSLPCVGEGVQESIIRPAPLPASSAISLRGPNLNGTEQFIHRLKLRAALDVKSHIESRISKCSLEDLSLLEEDLSKLVSTIDNLNVDSSSLRIKIAELMAASTEYSSLRAISLKKLSPDDRAQQLAAIDLSLARVRSSQQVASGDYQVTEASLASVQVRLDALVREREQLGTQASQLEKVLAEQRATLSQHHEEISRLEQEKGMAMDLPTLSPTEVETLKTLEGLFQDRLRSFRDISFQ